Proteins encoded in a region of the Massilia sp. UMI-21 genome:
- the rseP gene encoding RIP metalloprotease RseP: MSLIYTVLAFALALGPLIVLHELGHYLVARLCGVKVLRFSVGMGRVVWSRRFGPDQTEWAVSALPLGGYVKMLDSRDPETAPKDESEFHREFTRQNVWRRIAIVAAGPIANFLVAIGLMAALFMHGVEEPSARLRAVPQGSAAQLAGVRGGDTVVAVNGNPVQSWSELRWQIVHATVDKSEARLRLRAQGGGSYEASIPAQAIAQLDVEGDVTGGLGLDLWRARARIEKVLPGGAGERGGLRPGDLILRADGNPVEDGMAFTEIMRAASGRTVRLEVERAGRVLPLAVTPDQDPASGRGVARVLLSQPVEMITVRSGPIDALARGAERTWETSTMTLKMIGKMFTGEASWKNVTGPITIADYAGQTARIGLATYLQFIAFISISLGVMNLLPIPVLDGGHLLYYSLEVLTGRPLPARVGELAQRFGVGLLFMLMALAVFNDLVRLL, translated from the coding sequence ATGAGCCTGATCTACACCGTGCTGGCCTTCGCGCTGGCCCTCGGACCGCTGATCGTCCTGCACGAGCTCGGCCACTACCTGGTGGCGCGCCTGTGCGGCGTGAAGGTGCTGCGCTTCTCGGTCGGCATGGGGCGCGTGGTGTGGTCGCGCCGCTTCGGCCCGGACCAGACCGAATGGGCGGTGTCGGCCTTGCCGCTGGGCGGCTACGTCAAGATGCTGGACAGCCGCGACCCGGAAACCGCACCCAAGGACGAGTCCGAGTTTCATCGCGAATTCACGCGCCAGAACGTGTGGCGCCGGATCGCCATCGTGGCGGCCGGCCCGATCGCCAACTTCCTGGTCGCCATCGGCCTGATGGCCGCGCTGTTCATGCATGGCGTCGAGGAGCCGTCGGCGCGGCTGCGCGCGGTGCCGCAGGGTTCTGCGGCGCAGCTGGCAGGGGTGCGCGGCGGCGATACCGTGGTGGCGGTCAACGGCAACCCGGTCCAGTCCTGGTCCGAACTGCGCTGGCAGATCGTGCATGCCACCGTCGACAAGAGCGAAGCGCGGCTGCGGCTGCGCGCCCAGGGTGGCGGCAGCTACGAGGCGAGCATTCCGGCGCAGGCCATCGCGCAACTCGATGTCGAAGGCGACGTCACCGGTGGCCTCGGGCTGGACCTGTGGCGCGCCCGCGCCCGGATCGAGAAGGTGCTGCCGGGCGGGGCAGGGGAGCGCGGCGGCCTGCGGCCGGGCGACCTGATCCTGCGCGCGGACGGCAACCCGGTCGAGGATGGCATGGCCTTCACCGAGATCATGCGCGCCGCCAGCGGGCGCACGGTGCGGCTCGAGGTCGAGCGCGCCGGGCGCGTGCTGCCGCTCGCGGTCACGCCGGACCAGGATCCCGCCAGCGGCCGCGGCGTCGCCAGGGTGCTGCTGTCGCAACCGGTCGAGATGATCACCGTGCGTTCCGGCCCGATCGATGCGCTGGCCAGGGGCGCGGAACGCACCTGGGAAACCAGCACCATGACGCTCAAGATGATCGGCAAGATGTTCACGGGAGAAGCGTCGTGGAAGAACGTGACCGGTCCGATCACGATTGCCGACTATGCCGGACAGACCGCGCGCATCGGCCTGGCCACTTATCTGCAGTTCATTGCATTTATTAGTATTAGCTTAGGCGTAATGAATTTGTTACCAATTCCGGTTCTGGATGGTGGGCATTTACTGTATTATTCGCTGGAAGTTTTGACCGGGCGCCCCCTGCCTGCACGCGTTGGAGAGCTTGCGCAACGCTTCGGGGTCGGCCTGCTGTTCATGCTGATGGCGCTCGCCGTCTTCAATGACCTGGTGCGGTTGCTATAG
- a CDS encoding 1-deoxy-D-xylulose-5-phosphate reductoisomerase, whose translation MQRITILGATGSIGASTLDVLARHPERYRVHALSAHGRVEELADACRRFKPARAVVGTPEAAARLAGLLAGLDIQVDHGEQALCEIASGPEVDTVMAAIVGAAGLAPALAAARAGKKVLLANKEALVMSGQLFMDAVREHRATLLPIDSEHNAIFQSLPGGYARDPGAAGVARILLTASGGPFLNRAVETLGDVTPLEACKHPNWVMGRKISVDSATMMNKGLEVIEAHWLFGAEASLIEVVIHPQSVIHSMVSYADGSVLAQLGNPDMRTPIAHALAYPERIASGVPQLDLTDMAALQFYKPDFARFPCLKLAFDALRAGGTAPALLNAANEVAVQSFLDCEIGFRDIDRVIAQVMDAVPHGPATSIDEVMAQDARARAAALALIARLRG comes from the coding sequence ATGCAGCGCATTACCATCCTGGGCGCCACCGGCTCGATCGGCGCCTCGACCCTTGACGTACTCGCCCGCCATCCGGAGCGCTACCGTGTCCACGCCCTGAGCGCGCACGGCCGCGTCGAGGAGCTGGCCGACGCCTGCCGCCGCTTCAAGCCGGCGCGCGCGGTGGTCGGCACTCCCGAGGCCGCCGCGCGCCTGGCCGGGCTCCTGGCGGGCCTGGACATCCAGGTCGACCATGGCGAGCAGGCCCTGTGCGAGATCGCCTCCGGTCCTGAGGTCGACACCGTGATGGCCGCCATCGTCGGCGCGGCCGGCCTGGCCCCGGCGCTGGCCGCGGCGCGCGCCGGCAAGAAGGTCCTGCTGGCCAACAAGGAGGCGCTGGTCATGTCCGGCCAGCTGTTCATGGACGCGGTGCGCGAGCACCGCGCGACGCTGCTGCCGATCGACAGCGAACACAATGCGATCTTCCAGTCGCTCCCGGGTGGCTACGCGCGCGACCCGGGCGCGGCCGGCGTGGCCAGGATCCTCCTGACCGCATCCGGCGGCCCATTCCTGAATCGCGCCGTCGAGACCCTCGGCGACGTGACCCCGCTGGAAGCCTGCAAGCACCCGAACTGGGTCATGGGCCGCAAGATCTCGGTCGACTCGGCCACCATGATGAACAAGGGCCTGGAAGTGATCGAGGCGCACTGGCTGTTTGGCGCCGAAGCAAGCCTGATCGAGGTGGTGATCCATCCGCAGAGCGTGATCCATTCGATGGTATCGTACGCCGACGGCTCGGTGCTGGCCCAGTTGGGCAACCCCGACATGCGCACCCCGATCGCGCATGCGCTCGCGTACCCGGAGCGGATCGCCTCGGGCGTGCCCCAGCTCGACCTGACCGACATGGCCGCGCTGCAGTTCTACAAGCCGGACTTCGCGCGTTTCCCCTGCCTGAAGCTCGCCTTCGACGCGCTGCGCGCGGGCGGCACCGCGCCGGCCCTGCTCAATGCCGCCAACGAGGTGGCGGTGCAGTCCTTCCTCGATTGCGAGATCGGCTTTCGCGACATCGATCGCGTCATCGCCCAGGTCATGGACGCCGTGCCGCACGGCCCGGCGACCTCGATCGACGAGGTCATGGCGCAGGACGCGCGCGCACGCGCGGCGGCGCTCGCCCTGATCGCGCGCCTGCGGGGCTGA
- a CDS encoding OmpH family outer membrane protein: MLKTLIASLPRALPRTLLLAALCLAPLAQVHAQSQMGSGRIGFVATERLMTESKMAKTADARIQSEFSKRQKVVEETVTRLKQMSEKFDNEAAGLNDVERTRRARELLNMEKDVQRMQREFQEDLMQRKNEERAAIATRAYKIIEQVAEQEKLDAVLAEAAWSSPRIDITDKILRLLDK; encoded by the coding sequence ATGTTGAAAACGCTGATAGCCTCCTTGCCCCGGGCCTTGCCACGGACCCTGCTGCTGGCTGCGCTGTGCCTGGCGCCGCTGGCCCAGGTTCATGCCCAGAGCCAGATGGGCTCGGGCCGAATCGGTTTCGTCGCCACCGAGCGCCTGATGACCGAATCGAAGATGGCCAAGACCGCCGACGCCCGGATCCAGTCCGAATTCTCGAAGCGCCAGAAGGTCGTCGAGGAAACCGTCACCAGGCTCAAGCAGATGTCGGAGAAGTTCGACAACGAAGCGGCCGGCCTGAACGACGTCGAGCGCACCCGGCGCGCGCGCGAGCTGCTGAACATGGAAAAAGACGTGCAGCGCATGCAGCGCGAGTTCCAGGAAGACCTCATGCAGCGCAAGAACGAAGAACGCGCCGCCATCGCCACCCGTGCCTACAAGATCATCGAGCAGGTCGCCGAGCAGGAAAAGCTGGACGCCGTGCTGGCCGAAGCTGCCTGGTCGAGCCCGCGCATCGACATCACCGATAAAATCCTCAGGTTGCTCGACAAGTAA
- a CDS encoding UMP kinase, producing MTKPAYQRVLLKLSGEALMGDDQFGINRATIDRMVADVAEVAKLGVQVAVVIGGGNIFRGVAPGAQGMDRATADYMGMLATVMNALALADSMRHVGITARVMSAISIEQVVEPYVRPKALQYLEEGKVVVFAAGTGNPFFTTDTAAALRGAEISAEIVLKATKVDGVYTADPKKDPHATRYNSITFDEAIAKNLQVMDATAFALCRDQKLPIKVFSIVKPGAMKAVIMGEDEGTLVHV from the coding sequence ATGACAAAACCAGCCTACCAACGAGTCCTCCTCAAACTGTCTGGCGAAGCGCTGATGGGTGACGACCAGTTCGGCATCAATCGCGCCACCATCGACCGCATGGTCGCCGACGTGGCGGAAGTGGCCAAGCTGGGGGTGCAGGTGGCGGTCGTGATCGGCGGCGGCAACATCTTCCGCGGCGTGGCCCCTGGCGCCCAGGGCATGGACCGCGCCACCGCGGACTACATGGGCATGCTCGCCACCGTCATGAACGCCCTGGCACTGGCCGATTCGATGCGCCACGTGGGCATCACCGCGCGCGTGATGTCGGCCATCAGCATCGAGCAGGTGGTCGAGCCTTACGTGCGCCCGAAGGCCCTGCAGTACCTGGAAGAGGGCAAGGTCGTGGTGTTCGCCGCCGGTACCGGCAATCCTTTCTTCACCACCGACACCGCCGCCGCGCTGCGCGGCGCCGAGATCTCGGCCGAGATCGTCCTGAAGGCCACCAAGGTCGACGGCGTGTACACCGCCGATCCGAAGAAGGACCCGCACGCCACCCGCTACAATTCGATCACCTTCGACGAGGCGATCGCCAAGAACCTGCAAGTGATGGACGCTACCGCGTTCGCACTGTGCCGTGACCAGAAGCTGCCGATCAAGGTCTTCTCCATCGTCAAGCCCGGCGCCATGAAAGCCGTGATCATGGGCGAAGACGAAGGTACACTGGTACACGTTTGA
- the uppS gene encoding di-trans,poly-cis-decaprenylcistransferase has product MFKSSTTAIPEALAVPRHIAIIMDGNGRWATKRLLPRVAGHVKGVEAVRGVVEACALRGVEYLTLFAFSSENWRRPAEEVSLLMRLFVTALEREVAKMHANNIRLKVVGDLSRFDAKLQDMITAAERRTANNSRLTVSVCANYGGRWDIMQATSKMVAANPGVVDYTEEMLAPHLAMAYAPEPDLFIRTGGEERISNFLLWQLAYSELYFTKTFWPDFSKASLDEAIASFQQRERRFGQTGDQVAKKPDTSSKA; this is encoded by the coding sequence ATGTTCAAAAGTTCGACCACTGCCATTCCCGAAGCGCTTGCCGTGCCGCGCCACATCGCCATCATTATGGATGGCAATGGCCGCTGGGCCACTAAGCGCCTTCTGCCGCGCGTGGCCGGCCACGTCAAGGGCGTCGAGGCGGTGCGCGGCGTCGTCGAGGCCTGCGCCCTGCGCGGCGTCGAATACCTGACGCTGTTCGCCTTTTCGTCCGAAAACTGGCGTCGTCCGGCCGAGGAAGTCTCGCTGCTGATGCGCCTGTTCGTCACCGCGCTCGAGCGCGAAGTGGCGAAAATGCATGCCAATAACATCCGCCTGAAAGTCGTGGGCGACCTGAGCCGCTTCGATGCCAAGCTGCAGGACATGATCACGGCGGCCGAGCGCCGCACCGCCAACAACAGCCGCCTGACGGTCAGCGTCTGCGCCAACTATGGCGGCCGCTGGGACATCATGCAGGCCACCAGCAAGATGGTGGCGGCCAACCCGGGCGTCGTCGACTACACCGAAGAGATGCTGGCGCCGCACCTGGCCATGGCCTACGCGCCCGAGCCCGACCTGTTCATCCGTACCGGCGGCGAAGAGCGCATTTCGAACTTCCTGTTGTGGCAGCTGGCATACTCCGAGCTGTACTTCACCAAGACCTTCTGGCCCGATTTCTCGAAGGCGTCGCTGGACGAGGCAATCGCTTCCTTCCAGCAGCGCGAGCGCCGCTTCGGCCAGACCGGCGACCAGGTCGCCAAGAAGCCGGACACATCGTCCAAGGCCTGA
- the bamA gene encoding outer membrane protein assembly factor BamA: MNSQPDRFALPFIRRSMIGAAVLALCASNAIAANPFVVKDIRVEGIQRTEAGTVFSYLPVRVGETFDDAKATTAIKALFATGFFKDIRLEEENGVLVVLVEERPAISSVDFTGTKEFEKDMLVKALREIGVGETKIFDKAAVDRAEQELKRQYLSHGLYGVKITTTVTPIERNRVTVMFNVDEGDIAKIRQISFVGNKAFSDKQLREVLQLSKSGWFTWYSKADQYSKQKLTGDLEAIKSLYLNNGYLEANVESTQVSITPDKRDIYLTINITEGEQYTVSSVKLEGEMFGRDEELRSLILLKPGKTYSGELQELTNKLIADRLGTFGYAFANVTANPEINREKREAAFTFFIDPGKRAYVRHMNISGNTVTRDEVIRREFRQFESSWYDANRVKLSRDRVDRLGYFKDVKIETPESPGTTDQVDVNMVVEEKPTGNFMIGGAFSQSEKFTFTASISQANFAGSGNTVALELNTSKYNRTIAFSQTNPYFTDDGISRSFQLYLRTMRPPAVNLGLYTVRQTGGTMTFGVPFSESDTVFFGAGLERTQIETDVTSPQLYKTFVANNGGPSNGIGKAETNAIPLTAAWGRDTRDSAVTPTRGRYQRANLEIDALGDSKYYRVVYEHQWWRPLTRWMTLALRGELDYGKGIGSSNYPVFKNFYAGGIGSVRGYESSSLGVVDPNYYDAVGGSKRIIANAELQFPFPGSGTDRSLRWFTFVDGGQVYQENEKIRLDRMRYSAGIGLSWISPVGPLKLSYAKPLNALPGDRLERFQFQMGTGF; this comes from the coding sequence ATGAATTCACAACCTGATCGTTTTGCCCTGCCGTTCATCCGTCGCAGCATGATTGGCGCAGCCGTGCTGGCGCTCTGCGCCAGCAATGCCATCGCCGCCAACCCGTTCGTGGTCAAGGACATCCGGGTCGAAGGCATCCAGCGTACGGAAGCGGGCACCGTGTTCAGCTACCTCCCGGTGCGTGTGGGCGAGACCTTCGACGACGCCAAGGCCACCACCGCCATCAAGGCGCTGTTCGCCACCGGCTTCTTCAAGGACATCCGCCTGGAAGAGGAAAACGGCGTGCTGGTGGTGCTGGTCGAGGAGCGCCCGGCGATTTCCTCGGTCGATTTCACCGGCACCAAGGAATTCGAAAAAGACATGCTGGTCAAGGCGCTGCGCGAAATCGGCGTCGGCGAGACCAAGATCTTCGACAAGGCGGCCGTGGACCGCGCCGAGCAGGAGCTCAAGCGCCAGTACCTGTCGCACGGCCTGTATGGCGTGAAGATCACCACCACCGTCACCCCGATCGAGCGCAACCGCGTGACGGTCATGTTCAACGTCGACGAAGGCGATATCGCCAAGATCCGCCAGATCTCCTTCGTCGGCAACAAGGCCTTCAGCGACAAGCAGCTGCGCGAAGTCCTGCAGCTGTCGAAGTCGGGCTGGTTCACCTGGTACTCCAAGGCCGACCAGTACTCCAAGCAGAAGCTCACCGGCGACCTGGAAGCGATCAAGTCGCTGTACCTGAACAACGGCTACCTCGAAGCCAACGTCGAATCGACCCAGGTCTCGATCACGCCGGACAAGCGCGACATCTACCTGACCATCAACATCACCGAAGGCGAGCAGTACACCGTCTCGAGCGTGAAGCTGGAAGGCGAGATGTTCGGCCGCGACGAAGAACTGCGCTCGCTGATCCTGCTCAAGCCGGGCAAGACCTATTCGGGCGAGCTGCAGGAGCTCACCAACAAGCTGATCGCCGACCGCCTCGGCACCTTCGGCTACGCCTTCGCCAACGTCACGGCCAATCCGGAGATCAACCGCGAGAAGCGCGAAGCCGCCTTCACCTTCTTCATCGATCCGGGCAAGCGCGCCTACGTGCGCCACATGAACATCTCGGGCAATACCGTGACCCGCGACGAAGTGATCCGCCGCGAGTTCCGCCAGTTCGAAAGCTCGTGGTACGACGCCAACCGCGTCAAGCTCTCGCGCGACCGCGTCGACCGCCTCGGCTACTTCAAGGACGTCAAGATCGAGACCCCGGAGTCGCCCGGCACGACCGACCAGGTGGACGTCAACATGGTGGTCGAAGAAAAGCCGACCGGTAACTTCATGATCGGCGGCGCCTTCTCGCAGTCCGAGAAGTTCACCTTCACCGCGTCGATCTCGCAGGCCAACTTCGCCGGCAGCGGCAACACCGTCGCCCTCGAGCTGAACACCAGCAAGTACAACCGCACGATCGCGTTCTCGCAGACCAATCCGTACTTTACCGACGACGGCATCTCGCGCTCGTTCCAGCTCTACCTGCGCACCATGCGCCCGCCGGCGGTCAACCTCGGCCTGTACACGGTGCGCCAGACCGGCGGCACCATGACCTTCGGCGTGCCGTTCTCCGAATCCGACACCGTGTTCTTCGGCGCCGGCCTGGAACGCACCCAGATCGAGACCGACGTCACCTCGCCGCAGTTGTACAAGACCTTCGTGGCGAACAACGGCGGCCCGTCGAACGGGATCGGCAAGGCCGAGACCAATGCGATTCCGCTGACCGCCGCCTGGGGCCGCGACACCCGCGACAGCGCGGTGACGCCGACCCGCGGCCGCTACCAGCGCGCCAACCTCGAGATCGACGCGCTGGGCGATTCGAAGTACTACCGCGTGGTGTACGAACACCAGTGGTGGCGCCCGCTGACGCGCTGGATGACGCTGGCGCTGCGCGGCGAGCTCGACTACGGCAAGGGCATCGGCAGCAGCAACTACCCGGTCTTCAAGAACTTCTACGCCGGCGGCATCGGTTCGGTGCGCGGCTACGAAAGCTCGTCGCTGGGCGTGGTCGATCCGAACTACTACGATGCGGTGGGCGGCTCCAAGCGCATCATCGCCAACGCGGAACTGCAGTTCCCGTTCCCGGGCAGCGGCACCGATCGCAGCCTGCGCTGGTTCACCTTCGTCGACGGCGGCCAGGTCTACCAGGAGAACGAGAAGATCCGCCTCGACCGCATGCGCTACTCGGCCGGTATCGGCCTGTCGTGGATTTCCCCGGTGGGTCCGCTCAAGTTGAGTTATGCTAAGCCTTTGAACGCCTTGCCGGGCGACAGGCTGGAACGTTTCCAGTTCCAGATGGGTACCGGCTTCTGA
- the lpxD gene encoding UDP-3-O-(3-hydroxymyristoyl)glucosamine N-acyltransferase, which yields MGIRLQDLVERFGGQLVGDPDTTVSAIAPLDNAGPTHISFLSNSKLRALAAQSQAAALILSPLDDPTVSATYEGARILTTNPYAYFARAAQYFVSLSEIAPAPGIDPSAVVSSEAIVDPSAHIGPRAIVEAGAVIGAHAVIDAGCFIGRDARIGAATHLFANVSFHARCAIGARGVIQSGAVIGGDGFGFAVEGGKYIKIPQTGAVVIGDDVDIGANTTIDRGALADTVIEDGVKLDNQIQIGHNCHIGAHTAMAGCVGVAGSAKIGKHCTFGGAAMVLGHLEIGDNVHISSGSMVSRSVLEPGQYTGFYPLAKNAEWERSAAIVRNLASMRAKIRTLEKTIKTLTEQKNDH from the coding sequence ATGGGCATTCGACTTCAAGACCTGGTCGAGCGCTTCGGCGGACAGCTCGTCGGCGACCCGGACACCACCGTCTCGGCCATCGCGCCGCTCGACAACGCGGGCCCCACGCACATCAGCTTCCTCAGCAACAGCAAGCTGCGCGCCCTGGCGGCGCAAAGCCAGGCCGCGGCGCTGATCCTGTCGCCGCTGGACGACCCGACCGTCAGCGCCACCTATGAAGGCGCGCGCATCCTCACCACCAATCCCTACGCCTACTTCGCCCGCGCGGCGCAGTACTTCGTCTCGCTCAGCGAGATCGCGCCGGCGCCGGGCATCGATCCGAGCGCGGTGGTCTCGTCCGAGGCGATCGTCGACCCGAGCGCGCACATCGGTCCGCGCGCGATCGTGGAAGCGGGCGCAGTGATCGGCGCCCACGCCGTGATCGACGCCGGCTGCTTCATCGGCCGCGACGCCCGCATCGGCGCAGCTACCCACCTGTTCGCGAACGTGAGCTTCCACGCCCGCTGCGCGATCGGCGCGCGCGGCGTGATCCAGTCGGGCGCCGTGATCGGCGGCGACGGCTTCGGTTTCGCGGTCGAAGGCGGCAAGTACATCAAGATTCCGCAGACCGGGGCCGTGGTGATCGGCGACGACGTCGACATCGGCGCCAACACCACGATCGACCGCGGCGCGCTGGCCGACACCGTGATCGAGGACGGCGTCAAGCTCGACAACCAGATCCAGATCGGCCACAACTGCCATATCGGCGCGCACACCGCCATGGCCGGCTGCGTCGGCGTGGCCGGCAGCGCGAAGATCGGCAAGCATTGCACCTTCGGCGGCGCCGCCATGGTGCTGGGCCACCTGGAAATCGGCGACAATGTCCATATCTCGTCGGGCAGCATGGTGTCGCGCTCGGTGCTCGAACCGGGGCAGTACACCGGCTTCTACCCGCTGGCCAAGAACGCCGAGTGGGAACGCAGCGCCGCCATCGTGCGCAACCTGGCCTCGATGCGCGCGAAGATCCGTACGCTCGAAAAAACAATCAAAACACTGACAGAACAAAAAAATGACCACTGA
- a CDS encoding phosphatidate cytidylyltransferase, protein MLKTRILTALVLLAVLLPVLYFNNYTAFAVVASAFFGAAIWECFRLFNPGTARAPLIAAFWTAAFVYAFFVSPSPNPVFWFAISVLVWALRFAPSLKLGLPPLNSSANTFLSLVYAIAVVGCFAAIVEMYRLSPLYLLSVMAIVWAADIFAYFSGKAFGKRKLAPSISPGKSWEGAIGGGIAVLVLATLSIVFGGDAMAGTFAARVQASLGWAVLYAVLILIVAASVVGDLFESQLKRRAGMKDSSNLLPGHGGVLDRVDALVPVLPLAALIGAWL, encoded by the coding sequence ATGCTGAAAACCCGGATCCTTACCGCGCTCGTGCTGCTGGCAGTCCTGCTGCCGGTCCTGTACTTCAACAACTACACGGCGTTCGCGGTGGTCGCCTCCGCTTTCTTCGGGGCGGCGATCTGGGAGTGCTTCCGCCTGTTCAACCCGGGAACCGCCCGGGCGCCGCTGATCGCGGCCTTCTGGACCGCGGCCTTCGTGTACGCCTTCTTCGTTTCGCCGAGCCCGAATCCGGTGTTCTGGTTCGCCATCAGCGTGCTGGTGTGGGCGCTGCGCTTCGCGCCCTCGCTCAAGCTCGGCCTGCCGCCGCTGAACAGCAGCGCCAACACCTTCCTGAGCCTGGTCTACGCCATCGCCGTGGTCGGCTGTTTCGCGGCCATCGTCGAGATGTACCGCCTGTCTCCGCTGTACCTGCTGTCGGTGATGGCCATCGTCTGGGCCGCCGACATCTTCGCCTATTTCTCGGGCAAGGCTTTCGGCAAGCGCAAGCTGGCGCCCTCGATCTCGCCCGGCAAGTCCTGGGAAGGCGCGATCGGCGGCGGCATCGCCGTGCTGGTGCTGGCCACGCTCTCCATCGTGTTCGGTGGCGACGCCATGGCGGGCACCTTCGCCGCGCGCGTGCAGGCCAGCCTCGGCTGGGCGGTACTGTACGCGGTGCTCATCCTCATCGTCGCGGCCAGCGTGGTCGGCGACCTGTTCGAATCCCAGCTCAAGCGCCGCGCCGGCATGAAGGACAGCAGCAACTTGCTGCCTGGCCACGGTGGGGTGCTGGACCGCGTGGACGCACTCGTCCCGGTCCTGCCACTGGCAGCCCTGATCGGCGCCTGGCTCTGA
- the frr gene encoding ribosome recycling factor produces the protein MSLADVKKNAQDRMTKSIETLRANLAKVRTGRAHAGILDSVMVEYYGSPVPLSQVANLTLIDARTIGVAPFEKKMAGTIEKAIRDSDLGLNPSSQGDTIRVPTPALTEERRKEMVKLTKSEGEDAKIAVRNIRRDANEAVKKMVKDKTASEDDERRSSDEIQKLTDKFVAEIDKLLVEKEKDIMTV, from the coding sequence ATGTCCCTAGCTGACGTCAAGAAGAACGCCCAGGATCGCATGACCAAGTCGATCGAGACCCTGCGGGCCAACCTGGCCAAGGTCCGTACCGGCCGCGCCCACGCCGGCATCCTCGATTCCGTGATGGTCGAATACTACGGTTCGCCGGTCCCGCTGTCGCAGGTGGCCAACCTGACCCTGATCGACGCGCGCACCATCGGCGTGGCGCCGTTCGAGAAGAAAATGGCGGGCACCATCGAAAAGGCGATCCGCGACTCCGACCTGGGCCTGAACCCGTCCTCGCAGGGCGACACCATCCGCGTGCCGACCCCGGCGCTGACCGAAGAGCGCCGCAAGGAAATGGTCAAGCTGACCAAGTCGGAAGGTGAAGACGCCAAGATTGCCGTGCGTAACATCCGTCGCGACGCCAACGAAGCGGTGAAAAAGATGGTCAAGGACAAGACCGCCTCGGAAGACGACGAGCGCCGTTCCAGCGACGAGATCCAGAAGCTGACCGACAAGTTCGTTGCCGAGATCGACAAGCTGCTGGTCGAGAAAGAAAAAGACATCATGACCGTGTAA